A DNA window from Taeniopygia guttata chromosome 8, bTaeGut7.mat, whole genome shotgun sequence contains the following coding sequences:
- the DPH5 gene encoding diphthine methyl ester synthase, with protein MLYLVGLGLGDAEDITVKGLQAVRRCRRVYLEAYTSVLTVGKEALEEFYGKELILADREMVEQEADSLLKEADVCDVAFLVVGDPFGATTHSDLVLRAVKLGIPYKVIHNASIMNAVGCCGLQLYNFGETVSIVFWTDTWKPESFFDKIEKNRQNGMHTLCLLDIKVKEQSLENLIKGRKIYEPPRYMSVNQAAEQLLAIIQKRRLQGEKPEITENTICVGLARVGALDEKIASGTLQQMSTVELGAPLHSLIVTGTMHPLELEMLKLFSVDSSSFENNACQRTT; from the exons ATGCTGTACCTGGTGGGGCTGGGCCTGGGGGATGCCGAGGACATCACGGTGAAGGGCCTGCAGGCGGTGCGGCGCTGCCGCAGGGTGTACCTGGAGGCCTACACGTCCGTGCTCACCGTGGGCAAGGAAGCGCTG GAAGAGTTTTATGGAAAAGAATTGATTTTGGCTGACCGAGAAATGGTGGAACAAGAAGCAGATAGCCTTTTAAAAGAAGCTGATGTTTGTGATGTCGCATTTCTTGTGGTTGGTGATCCTTTTGG GGCCACAACGCACAGTGATTTAGTGCTACGTGCAGTAAAATTGGGGATTCCTTACAAGGTCATTCATAATGCTTCAATAATGAATGCAGTGGGCTGCTGTGGCTTACAG TTGTACAATTTTGGAGAAACTGTTTCCATAGTGTTCTGGACAGATACATGGAAGCCAGAGAGCTTCTTTGACAAGATTGAGAAGAACAGGCAGAATGGAATGCACACCCTGTGCTTACTAG ATATTAAAGTGAAGGAGCAGTCTCTGGAGAATCTCATTAA agGGAGAAAGATTTATGAGCCACCACGTTACATGAGTGTGAATCAAGCTGCAGAACAGCTTCTTGCCATTATTCAAAAGAGAAGGCTCCAAGGAGAAAAACCAG AAATTACTGAAAACACAATTTGTGTTGGCCTTGCTCGTGTGGGTGCTCTAGATGAGAAGATTGCTTCAGGCACTCTACAGCAGATGTCCACTGTGGAATTGGGTGCTCCACTACATTCCTTAATTGTTACAGGCACTATGCATCCTCTGGAATTGGAAATGCTTAAACTGTTCTCTGTAGATAGTTCCAGTTTTGAAAATAATGCATGTCAAAGGACTActtaa